Within the Hippoglossus hippoglossus isolate fHipHip1 chromosome 20, fHipHip1.pri, whole genome shotgun sequence genome, the region GCATCTCTAACGCCATCGCTAAGGCCAAACCTCCCGGATCAGAGAGACTGTGGATTGGCTCGGTGAAGAGCAACATCGGACATACAGAATCTGCAGCTGGAGTGGCCGGACTCATTAAGGTTCTTCTTATGATGAAGCACGAGACCATTGTTCCGTCCGTTTTCTACTCTGAAGAAACTGACAGTGTTGATGCCAAAGCCCTGAACATTAAAGTTCCTCAGAAGGCAGAAAAATGGGAACCGCCTGGTGCACGAATTGCAGGGGTGAACAACTTTGGCTTTGGGggaacaaatgcacatgctgtTGTCAAACAGTACAAACAGTCACCCATCAGACAAGAGCATGATGAGACGCAACCAAAGTACTTTGTCATGTCAGCTAATTCaacaaaatctctctctctcatgatgGAAGACACCGTTAAACAGCTAGAGGCCGATAGTGAAGTTGATCTAGATTCTCTCTTGTACACGTCAGCTTGCAGAAGGAGCCATCTCAAACATAGATACAGAAAAGCCATCATGGTATCATCTGTGGTCGATCTTAAAGATAAGTTAAGCGCTGCTGTTGGCAAAAATATCAGCCAAGCCTATTCCGATCCAAAGTTAGTGTTTGTCTTCTGTGGAAATGGCGTCACTTACCATGGCATGTGCAAGCAGCTCCTGAAACAAGAACCTGTCTTCAGAAGTAAAATCAAAGAGATTACAGAACTGTTCAAAAGGCTGAGTGGGCTGAACATCCTGGACACGCTTGACAGTGAGTTTGAGAGTAGTGACTTCAAAAACCCAGAGGTGGTCCAACCATTGCTCTTTGCCACCCAGGTTGGCATTACCACCCTACTCAGACATTGGGGTGTCAAGCCAGATGCGATACTTGGACACTCTGTGGGTGAGGTCGCAGCCGCTCACTGCTCTGGCCTCTTGTCTCTTGAGGATGCGATAAAAGTCATCTATTTCCGCAGCAAGCTCCAGAGCAAAGTCACTGGCGGGATGATGCTTGTGATCAGCAACATGGCTGTATCGGAGGTAACTGCTCTTCTGCCTTCTTACTCTGGTAGAGTTTGCCTCGCTGCTTTCAACAGTCCACAGTCCTGCACCCTCTCAGGGGATGCAGATGCAATTAAGAGCCTCCATACAGAGCTAAGTGCCTCAGCCAATGGTCAGAATCTGTTCCTGCGTCTGCTGAATGTCCCGGCTGCTTACCACAGCCACATGATGGATCCAATTCTGACAGAAATCAAGGACACAATTGGCCTCTTACAGGTGAACAATCTTGACACAGAGTTGTTCTCAACAGTGACAGGCAAGGAGGTCCAGCAGGGAGATTTCTGCACAGGTGAATACTGGGCTAGAAACATTCGTGAGCCAGTGGCCTTCGAGCAGGCAGTGCGGTTGGCAGCGAAAGGAAAGAAGAACACAGTCTTTGTAGAGATAGCGCCAAGAAGGGCACTGCAGCGAAACATCATTGAATCTCTGACTAGTGACACAGCTGTTCTTCCCTCTCTGCAGCCAGGGAAAGATCATGAGACAATCTTGTCTGTAGTTTCTAAGCTGTTCGAACTGGGGGTTCAGGTCGATTGGAACACCTTCTATAAAGGATATGAGACAATGCCGCTGCCTTTCCCGAAATACACGTTTGATTGTTCTGACAGAGACGTGATTATCGGTGCAGCACAAGCAAATACACCAAGTAATCACCCTGTGctctgtcagacaggaagtgaaagcaACATTTTCAGCTGTGATTTGAAGTCAGACTCCTCTTTCTACCTGaaagagcacaaacacaacaatataGCCATCATCCCCGGTGCCTTCTATGTCGAGTTGGGTTTAGCCGCAGTCATGGCCAGTGCCAAACCAAAAGTACCACTCAACTCTCTAAAGCTCACTGTCAACTTCCACAGCCCGTGTGTTTTAACGCAGAATTCACCTGACATTAAggtgaaactggaagaaaccaAGACAGAAACCAGTTTCACGGTATTCTCTCCATCTGCAGTTTATGCATCAGGCACAGTTGTTTCCAAAAGAGAGCGGCTGATTGAGGAGCAGAGCCTTTCACTGAGCGCCATCTTCAAAAGATGCAAATCTGTAGTGAGCTCTCAGGAGCTCTATGGGTATTTGTCTCAAGGAGGCTTTCAGTATGGAGATGTCTTCAAGAATAAAGGCAATGTGCACTATGGAGAAGATCTCAAGGAGGCTTTTGCAGTTGTAACAGTTCCAGAGGAACTTCGATCGCAGTTGCATGACTACTACATCCACCCTGTTGTGTTGGATTTTCTGATGCAGCTTCTCCCAGTCACAGTAGAGCACATGTTTGCTGGTAGACCAGGCTTTCCTGCCAAAATCGGAAGTTTGACTGTGTTTGAACCTTTGCAAGAGGAGATGATTGTGTATTTGAGAGCAGTCGATGTGGGTCTTGATCACTTTGAGGTTTGTGGCTGTTTTACAGACAGAGACGGCAGAGTGTTGGTTGAGGCTAAACATGTGATAATCAAGTATCTTGGCAGTCACTCTCATGTGGTTGAGGAGTACTTCTACCATAACTCCTTCAGTGTCATTCCTGACACTATCCCATCTACTCCTCCTCCTAAGGCCTTGGTCTTCTGTGATGACATGGGGATCTCTAAAGGCCTGCAACCACATTTGGACTCCAAATCTCAGTACATACCAGTCACACATGCAAAGGATATTTTGAATAATGGCTTCCCCTCCCTCTTGGCTAAATTCAATATCCAAGAGAGCAAGGAAAAGTTTGATGAGGTCTTGTTTCTGTGGGGCCAAGAAGACCTCACTTCACAGGCCGCTGATGTTGCTCTTCAGAAAGTGGTGAGCTGCTGTGAGATTTTCCGTCAAATCGTCCTTGAGCTTAAGCAACTTCACTTTCCAGCCTCTATTAGAGCAGTAACCTACCGTTCATCTGACGTCACAGTAGACCACGTAAATCCAGGTTTTGCAATCGTTGGTATGACCAGATCTTTTGCTGCAGAGATACCAGATCTTTCATTTCAACTCATTGACATAGATACTGTCTCTGCTAAGGACATTGCAGCTCTGTCTGAGGTCCTACTATCATATCCTTGCAGCAAGTACCCAGAGTTGGTGGTAAAAGATGGGCTGATCTTTAAACCTTCCATTGTCCGAACTCCGCCTGAAGTCGTTGACAGTTCAGGATCCAGTTTTACCTCAACAATGTCCGAGCATTGCAtccttcaaacagctgatgcaCATGAGGTTACTCAAGTGAGTGCCATTCACTTTGATGAGGGGGACCTGCCAATTAGTGACCGAGCAGTTGAAATCCGTCCCAGCACGATTTGTGTCCATTCATCTGATTTCTTCCCCGTCAGTGCTACACACTTGGAATTTGGCCCGACACTGTACTGGGATAAACATTCCTCTCAAAGTCACAAGCTGCTGGCTCTTGATTTCAACGGTACTGTTACCGCAGTTGGAAAAGAAGTGAGAAAACTGAAGGTGGGAGATCACGTTGCTTCCTGCTATCCTGTGGTGGCAGCCAGCAAGGTCAGGGTCCCAGAGGATGTGTGCTACAGCACAAAACGATTCCCATTCCTTCAAAAAACACCCTGTGTTTCCTACTATGTGCTGGCATGGGAGATCCTGCATCGAGCCTTACCCAGAGCCAAACATCATCTGGGAATCATATCCCCTGTTCCTGACTCGGCTCTGACCAAAGTCTTGGCACTTACTTCCTCCAAATCTGGCTGGAATGTGGTTATTGGAACGCAGTGTAATGGTTCTTTTGTAGATGTCAAACAGATTGATGCATTTGTCATCCTGCCCCCACTTGAAGAATCCTTGATTGACAAGATTTGCAGTTTTCCAAGGGTCCAACATGTCGTCATCATCTGTGAATCTGAGACGCAATGTTTGCTTGCTCGAAACATGTTCCACAGTGTGAAGGAAAGTATTCATCTGCAGACGATTCTGATACCAGCCATTTTGCAAAAGGGATCTTTGAGTGCCCAAAGGCCACATATTTATCACTGGCTCAAATCCTTGAAGTTGAACAGGAAATTTGCTGTTAAAAACTTTACCTTTCAGAATGTGAAGTCTGACAGCCTTGATACCTTTCATCCTCAGAAACCAGAGTCGTACTTCAACTCAAAGACACTGGCTGTTGTGGCTCTGAACAAAGACGACGGCAGTGTTCTGTCGGAGATCCCACTGCTACCAACAAAGAAACTGCTTTTCAAAAAGAGGGCAGTTTATATAGTGGCAGGTGGTCTTTCTGGTCTGGGCTTTGAAACGGTCAAGTTCATCTCCCAAAGAGGGGGGGGGTATGTTGTCATACTCTCACGGAGCAAGCCCACACCAGATCTGGAGCAAGATATACACAACGTAGAGAATCAGTGTGGAAACTGCATCACGAGCATGGAGTGTgatgtgtctgtctctgagcaTGTGCACAGGGTCATTAGTGCCATTGGCCAGAAGTTCCCTGGTTGTCCAGTTAGAGGAGTGTTCCACAGTGCCGTGGTCCTGCATGATGGGCTGATTGAGACCCTTGACAGATCACTGTATGAGAAAGTTCTCAAACCAAAAGTAAAGGGTGTATTAAATTTGCACCACGCAACACTGCAGTGCCAGCTACACTATTTTGTGTGTTactcctccatctctgctttTCTGGGAAATGCATCACAAACAAACTATGCAGCAGCCAACACGTTCCTCGACATGTTCTGTCATTACAGGCGCAAACTCGGGCTGCCTGGACAGTCCATCAACTGGGGAGCGCTCAACCTTGGTCTCCTCTTGAACAAGGACCATTTCCAGCAATTTCTGGAGgcaaaggggatgatggtgCTAAATGTTGCTGAAGTTCATAGAAGCTTAGAGCAGTGCCTCCTGATCAATCAACCCCAACAGGCCGTTTGCAGGTTTCACTTCAGAAACATCAGGTTCAACATCCTCTCTCAAAATGCATCCTTGACCATGCGCCTGTCTGCGTTAGTTGAAGATGCTTTGcaaaaatcaaatgaaacagtTGCTCAAGCCAAAGAAGCTGAATGTGTCTCGCCCAAAGAGTACGTCATCTCTCTGCTCACCGAGACCATCGGCATTGATCCCAGTGATCTGAAAGATGACTCACTTCTCTCGTCTTTGGGCGTCGACTCCATGCAGGCCATGACTCTGCAGAACCTGATCTTCCAGGCGAGAGGAGTGAACGTACCTCTGGTGAAACTGTTGGACCCCAACGCCACATTATCAACAGTGGTAGCTGTGCTGAGTGAAGGAGCCGAAGGTGAAAATGTCAGTGATGCTGCAGTGACGAGTAACTCCACAAAAGAAATGGAGGATCTTTCAACTAGATTTTAAAGATGACAAATGCATTTAAACGATATGTAAATACGTATGCAGAaagatttattctttatttcagtaaataatGGTAATTGTAATCCAACAGCATAATTGTGTTTAAAGCACGTCTGtcttttgtaatttttgttCATTGTTAAGTGCTGCCCAAAGATGCACTctatgaatgtgtctgtgaagttttatcagttttattcatcagcttttttttatattttcatgtgaaCTTATGAAcagaatttaaaacaaaatgtaccaTGTAATGCAGTCAGTGTCTACAATTGATGTTGAGTATgtacataattttttttatatttcattcaaatgtgATCTTTCAAGTCTGTGATGGGGTTCAGACTGACATCAACTTACTTCTATCTGACGTTTTTACAATCACTTGACGGTTTATGATCTTATCGATTATCAACTTTATAATGATGATGGAACAAAAAAGCATGTGATACAGTATTCTGGCACGTCGTGTACATGTTAACTTGTCAAGCGTGTGTGATTTCTGAGGCTTTTGCTACTTGAATTAATACTTTATTACATCATGTCGAAAAATAAACttgaaagacaaataaaatgagagCAGATACAGAAGTCTGTTATCAAATCCTTTACACCACTGTTTTTATAGTCAAGCAATTAAAGAATTTATTACTCCTCCTAATCAATGATTTGTGTATTCCCAGGTGTTTTTATGATCTTTGTACTTGATAAGGTTGGTTTATTTACAGATCTTATTTAATGCAGGTTACACAATCTCACATTCGTCAAAGGGAAAAgctttacattttacttttgaatCCTATTATAGTGACATAGGCATTAAAAGTGCATTCACAGTGTGTCTTTTGGCCACAGGGGGCAGTATACAGACTCAAGAGCACCATTATATACACAAGAAAGAAATCAGAGCTCTAACAATGTGTGAGTGCACCCAGACGTCAGTGGGAAAACAACATGTAATATAAACTTGGAATTAGAATGATTATACATAAACAGGTCATCcaacattttcatcattcaATGTATTCTGTGATGTAGTCGCCTAAATGAAATTATCCATCATTCATGACAATAGTTGTCAAAGTGGCCAGTGTACTGTTCGGGTCCAGTATTCTAACCAAAGGTACATTCACTCCCGTCTCCTGGAAAATCTTGTTCTGAAGAGTCATGGCCAACATTGAGTCAATACCCAGAGCACACAGAGCCGAGTCGTCATCCAGCTCATCTACACTAACGCTGCTTATGTCACTGACAGTTTTTCTTACAATTTCATGTGTGGAGTGCGAATGCTGAACTTTGGGTTCACGGCTTATATCCTCTTTGAGCTCCGTTTCCACTAAAGCTGACAGTCGCTGTCTGAGAGATGAATTTTGTGAAAGTACGTGAATGTTGAGGTTTTTGAAGTTGAACTTGCATATGACTTGTTGAGGTTTGTTCATTAACAGACACTTTTCAAGTGCTTCGTGAACCTCGCTCACGCTCATTATCATCATCCCTTTTGTCTCTAGGAACTTCTGGAAGTGGTCTCTGTTCAGCAGGAGACCGAGATTCAAAGGTCCCCAGTTGATGGACTGTCCAGCAAGTCCAAGGTTTCTCCGGTAGTGACAGAATACGTCCAGGAAAGAATTGGCCGCTGCGTAGTTACACTGGGAGGCGTTGCCAATGAAAGACGAGATGGAAGAGTAGCACACGAAGTAATCAAGTTTGTTGTGAAGTGTTGCACAGTGAAGATTTAGAGCCCCGCTCACTTTGGGCTGCAGCACTTGTCGGAAGAGAGACTCATCAAGGTTTTCAATCAGTGCGTCATGTAATACGGCAGCACTGTGAAACACTCCTTTGATTGGACAAGGAGAGAATCTTCGTTTAATCTCTGAGATCGCGTCCTCGACCTGCGTCAACACAGAAACATCACACTGGACATGAATGACAGAAACGCCATATCTTCTCTTGAGGAGCTCCATTTCAGAAAGCGTCTCATCTGTTGGAACACTCCTGGACAGTGTTGCAATACAACCTCCACCATTATGGGCGATGAACTTCACAGTCTCAGCTCCCAAACCGGACAGGCCTCCAGTTACAATATAAACACAGCTTTGTTTAAATAGTCGTCCAGGCCTGGTGAGCACAGGGATATCAGACACTGGACAATGAGATCCTCCGATATCTAAAACCACCTGCTGCACTGTTTTTGTGGTGAAATAAGATTCGATCTGAGGCTCTTTTGTTCTTGATGATTGAAATGTGTCTCTTTTCAAAGGTAGAGATGTTATATCAAAGCCTAATAACTGTAGCCAATTAAAGACATCCCTGCTCTGGCCCTGCAGAGTGGCTCTCTGGAGAACATCCGCCACATCTAGtttatgtatgtgcatgttcTCACTCTTTGATGCAAACATGTTTGCAGAGAGTGACGGTGACATGTGGCTGCTACATACGAAAATAGCGTGTCTCTCAAAGTCACGCCTGTGTTGTATTTCCCGCCAAGATTCATCAAATGGAGgcagaaacacaaatgcatGACTCTGATCAAAATGTGGAGGGGTGCCTCTGAAATGTGGCCTCGAGGAAACGTTCCAGCCTGAGCGGTTTGCTGTCAGAGCTAAAACTATAATCAGAGCAGAGGCGAGGTTAGAGGAGACAATCGTCagctttctctgctgctggtttaCTTTAGGCAGCATCCTCTGCAGGATCTGCCATGCCAGTATGAAGTAAGACACACATGGAGTCTCTCTCAGAAATGGGAGTCTCTTTGTACTGTAGCACACAGCTTCAGGAACTCTAATCTTATCCGTGGCTGGAACTGGGTAACATGAAGCAATTTGATCTCCCACTCTTACGTTTTGAACATCTTTCCCAACGGCTGTGACGATGCCACTGAAATCTAAAAGCAGAAGTGTGTGATTCTGCAACGTGTGTCGATCCCAATACATCGTCTTGCCGAAATTTAAAAGCGAAGTGGTGACAGGAAAGTAATCAGACGAGTGCACGCATACGTTGGTGAGCTGGATCTCAACTGACCTCGTTTGGAGAGGATTTATATTGGTGTCACAGGGACTGGCAGACAAGCAGAGCATTCTGTATGAGTCAGATGTCTGCAGGACAAAGTCGCTCAGATACACCGACTGCACATCACCTTCACATAAAGCCTTGTACGTCAATGGGGTGCGTGCTATTCTTGTTGCTGATGCCTGCCCTTTGCTGATCATGACCTCTTGCTGTTTGCAGGTGCTGATCACATGAACCAGCATTTGAACGTCTTCACTTGTCACAGAAGCGAGGTCAATCAGCTGAAAAGACGGACTCTCCATCTCTGCCGCACAAGCCCTTGTCATACCGGACAGAACAAATCCCGGACTCACATGGTCCACAGTCATTTCTGTTGACCTGTATGTTATGACGTGGACTGTGCAAGATGGTCTTTTCTCTTTTAAGGCTAATACAATCTGGCGAAATTGCTCACAGCAAGAAACCAAGGCCTCCAATGTCTGCTCAGGTAACAACTGACAGAGGTTCTCTACACCCCAAATAAAGAGAACATTTTCCAAGTCCATATTAGCGTTAAGTGTGTGAAACACGACATCTCGAAGTTGGCCGGACATCCAGTTGTCTCTGCTCTCCACGATGACCGACTCTGGGAGTAAGTACGGCTGAAGTCTTTTGGTAATACAGAGTTTGTCTTCAAAAacgagtgcttttattttgaaactttgaGAGTCTGCCTTGTCATGGAttgtaaatatttcattgtGAAAGAACAGCGACTGAAGAACATTCGAGCAATCGCTCAAAAATGAGATCCTCACCTTCTTGAGTTCCACAAGTACTCCCCCCTCAGTGGTGCAAAAGGAACCACACACTTCTAGGAAGTCTGGGGTCTCTTGAGTCGCTCGTAAGTACATGACCATTCTCTCTTGTAATGGAGCTGAGATTGTGACACAGCCTATAGCTGAGGGGAATCCCTGCTTGGCTGTTAGCCGTCCAATAGCCACCACTGCAGTCATTTGGAGGAAATAGTCCAGTAACACAGGGTGGATGAAATAGTCATGAAGGTGTTTCAGAAGTTCTCCGGGGACTTGAATCGTTGTCACAGCTTCTTTAAACTCATCCCCGCAACGCACATCATCGAGCTGTTTGAAGACAGAGCCATATTCAAACCCTGCTTGAGAGAGAATTGAGTaaatctcttttctcttcataaCCAATCCGCACCGTTGATAAATCACGTTGAGACTAATGGCGGGTTCCTCTAAGAGAGGTTGGCTACTTGCTCTCGTGTATGTCCCAGAGGCATGTGTTGCAACAGCAGACTGTATTTTAAAAGATGCCTCGTTATCCGCATGCTCAAGTATTACTTTCAACTGATGACACTTTGAGCTGAGTGTAAACAGACTCTCAAACCTGACACTgagctggagaaaagaaactgGTGTCTTTGGGGTTAAACTCGCCATCACTGAGGCATAAGCTAGTTCAACATAGAGTGCACCTGGTACGATGGAAACACCATTGTTCTTATGCTCCCAAAGATAAGGGGCACTCTCCAGTGAGAGGTTGCACATGTACTCTTTGTTATCTGGCTTTATTTTGGATATGAGTGGATGGGGAGAAAAAGCTGATAATTCATTCCCCTTTCTCATTTCTTCAAAATTCTGATCTTTCTTTAAGCAGTCGAACTGGTAGATTGGAAGAGTCGTGGGCAATGTCTCGTAGCCTCTGTACACTTCATGCCAGTCCACGTTTATGCCCAGTTCAAATACTTTTGCCACGGTAGACAAGATTGTGGCGTAATCTTTCTCTGGATGGACAGAGGAAAGAACTATGGTGTCATTTCCCAGAGCCTCACATATGTTTCTTTGAAGAGCCCTACGAGGTCCAATCTCCACAAAGACCATGTTTCTCCCTGACTGCTTGTCTTTAGCAACAGCACGCAgtgtttgttcaaataaaacaggCTCACGGATGTTCTTTGCCCAGTACGTCCCAGTGCAGAAGTCACCATCTGAACACCAGTCTGCAGTCACTGTCGAAAAAAGTTTGCATTCCATGTGATTGGCATCTAAACGATCTATGCTTCTCTCAATGTCTTCTAATATAGGATCCATCATGTGGCTATGATATGCCGCCGGGACCTCCAAGATATGGAGGAAGAGGTTTTCACCTGGAAACAGCGCCTTCAGCCTTTCATGGAGGATGTCTATCGCGTCTGAATCCCCCGACAGTGTGCAGGACCGAGGGCTGTTGAGAGCTGCAACACAAATTTTGCCAGAGAAGACTCCAAGGATTTCTAAAACCTTTTCTGCAGCCACATTACTGACAACGAGCATTTTCCCTCCTGTGACCTTGCTCTGAAGAGAACTGCGGTGGTACAACACTTTCACAGCGTCTTCAAGAGACAAGAGGCCGGAGCAGTGAGCTGCAGCCACCTCGCCAACAGAGTGTCCAAGCACTGCATCAGGTTTGACGCCCCAGTGCTTCAGGAGAGAGGCAATGCCAATCTGGATTGCAAAAAGAACAGGTTGGGCAAAATCTGGTTTGCTAAAATCATCATTATCATATTCACCAGTGAGCCATTGACTGATGCTTGAGCTTTTATGACTCTGGAAGAGAATTTCAACTTCTCTGACCTTATCTCTGAAAACAGGAACCTCTCCCATGAGCTGCTGGCACATGCCCCAGTAGGCAACTCCATtcccacaaaacacaaacacggcCTGGACGTCGGACTTTGTTGACTCAACCTTTGATTTGAGAGCAGTTGTCAGCTTGTGCTGTAAATCTGAGAGGGAAGTTGTGAGGAAGGCCTTCTTATATCTGTGTCTGCTATGACTCCTCCCACACGCCGAGGTATATGACAACGCCTGCAAATCAACTGTATGACCACTGCACAGCTTTCGATGGGTGTCAGCGATTGTTAGGATCAATGATTTTTCAGAGGCTGCAGAAACCACGAAGAGTTTTGGACAACTTTTTGTGATCTGTCTGGGAACAGTGGTCTTTCCATACTCCCTTAAAATCACATGTGCGTTTGTGCCTCCGAACCCAAAGCTATTGATCCCAGCTACTCTCTGTAACGACCCATTTGTCTCCCACCTCTCAGCTTTAGATGGAACATTTAGATTGAGAGCTTTTACATCTATACTTGCACTGTCTTCAGAGTAGAAAACGGAGGGAACAATGGTCTCGTGCTTCATCATAAGAAGAACCTTAATGAGTCCGGCCACTCCAGCTGCTGATTCTGTATGTCCGATGTTGCTCTTCACCGAGCCAATCCACAGTCTCTCTGATCCGGGAGGTTTGGCCTTAGCGATGATGTTAGAGATGCTTCCTGCCTCCGTCGGGTCTCCGACCGGGGTTCCAGTCCCATGTGCCTCTATGTACTGAACATTTACGAGGTCGGACTCTGAGTAGATTCTTCGCAGCAGCTCCTCTTGTTGCGTCTTGGAGGGTTTGGTGATCGGAGTGACCGAGCGGCCATCTTGGTTGACGGCTGTTTTGCTGATGATACCCCAGATTTTGTTGCAGTCTTCCACAGCCTTTAAACATGAAGTCAAACCATTAGAAAAGTAGCTATTATCCCCAATGTGATATGAAATGACtgcaaaaaaattaataaacacaaaaattgtCTTACATTTTTCAGAGGCTTCAGGAGAACGACCCCGCAGCCCTCTCCTCGGCCGTAGCCGTCTGCTCTCCTGGAGAAAGGTTTGCTCGTCCCCTCAGGTGAGATCATCTTTGCTTTGGTGAGAGCAACAAACACTCTCGGCTCAATGATGCAGCTGACACCTCCACACAAAGCCATCTCACAGTCTCCTGgtggaaagaaagaatgaaCATGGACCATTTAAAAGCAATTCCATGATAAACCCACTTTAATAATGGATTTCGTAGGGAAGAGAAAACCGTGTACCTTGCTTTAGAGCCTGACAGGCTAAATGTAAAGCCACCAAAGATGAGGAACAGGCGCTGTCGATGGCGAATGAAGGGCCGGTGAGATTAAAGGTGAAGGAAATTCTGTTGGCAGCCACACTCATGGCCGTCCCAGTGCCGTTATAGTGGGTGATTGCAGTGGGATTATTACTTCGGAGCATCTCGTAATCCCTGTTCATCAGACCTGCAACACCACAATCGAAGTTGAGTAGGTTACAATTTATGTATTATAACATTGTACTTGGAATGATTCATGGAATAATGGTGGTCACCGATGTAAACTCCAGTTCTGCTTCCGCTGATGCTCTCCATAGCCATCCCTGCGTCTTCTAACGCCCTGTATGTGCACTGGAGGAGGAGTTTCTGCTGAGGGTCCATGAAATCACTCTCTGCTTCAGTGATGCCAAAGAACTTGTGATCAAACTCGTTAAATCTGGGAATAATCGAGAAATTGCAGATCTTTCAAAATCCAAACATCTAAGCATCAACTCTGTCCATCTGTACAAGGCTTACCCTTCTATTAGAGCTGctctggttgtttgtgtctttccGGGTTTGCAATCGTCTGCATCAAACCAGAACGTGGTGTCGAACCTTTCTGCTGGAATATCTGCTGCACAGTTCTTTCCTTCCAGCAGGACCCTCCAGAAATTATCCAACCCCTCGcctaaaatacacacaccaCGATACCAGTAATTCAGTTTGAATGAAGACAGAGAGTAAATGTCTAAATCCTTGCAACAGCGTAATGAATTCATACCTCCAGGGAAACTGCATCCAATCCCAACGACAGCTATTTCCTCATCTGGGTCGTCCATTGTTCCTTTAAGATGATGGAAGTTGTTTTTACTGGGATTCCAAAAGGCAAAGAGAAGTTTTAAGCCTCTCCATAGTGAAGCTCAGTGTCTAGTCCTGGTTTGTGGTCAGAGCCAGAGCTGCTCTACCCTTTATACATATTTAGTCAGGCATCAGTGGAACAGTAAGAGGCCACAACAATGCCTTGTTGGCTTCATGTGGAACTAAATGCACTAATCGCAG harbors:
- the pks1 gene encoding highly reducing polyketide synthase 40, coding for MDDPDEEIAVVGIGCSFPGGEGLDNFWRVLLEGKNCAADIPAERFDTTFWFDADDCKPGKTQTTRAALIEGFNEFDHKFFGITEAESDFMDPQQKLLLQCTYRALEDAGMAMESISGSRTGVYIGLMNRDYEMLRSNNPTAITHYNGTGTAMSVAANRISFTFNLTGPSFAIDSACSSSLVALHLACQALKQGDCEMALCGGVSCIIEPRVFVALTKAKMISPEGTSKPFSRRADGYGRGEGCGVVLLKPLKNAVEDCNKIWGIISKTAVNQDGRSVTPITKPSKTQQEELLRRIYSESDLVNVQYIEAHGTGTPVGDPTEAGSISNIIAKAKPPGSERLWIGSVKSNIGHTESAAGVAGLIKVLLMMKHETIVPSVFYSEDSASIDVKALNLNVPSKAERWETNGSLQRVAGINSFGFGGTNAHVILREYGKTTVPRQITKSCPKLFVVSAASEKSLILTIADTHRKLCSGHTVDLQALSYTSACGRSHSRHRYKKAFLTTSLSDLQHKLTTALKSKVESTKSDVQAVFVFCGNGVAYWGMCQQLMGEVPVFRDKVREVEILFQSHKSSSISQWLTGEYDNDDFSKPDFAQPVLFAIQIGIASLLKHWGVKPDAVLGHSVGEVAAAHCSGLLSLEDAVKVLYHRSSLQSKVTGGKMLVVSNVAAEKVLEILGVFSGKICVAALNSPRSCTLSGDSDAIDILHERLKALFPGENLFLHILEVPAAYHSHMMDPILEDIERSIDRLDANHMECKLFSTVTADWCSDGDFCTGTYWAKNIREPVLFEQTLRAVAKDKQSGRNMVFVEIGPRRALQRNICEALGNDTIVLSSVHPEKDYATILSTVAKVFELGINVDWHEVYRGYETLPTTLPIYQFDCLKKDQNFEEMRKGNELSAFSPHPLISKIKPDNKEYMCNLSLESAPYLWEHKNNGVSIVPGALYVELAYASVMASLTPKTPVSFLQLSVRFESLFTLSSKCHQLKVILEHADNEASFKIQSAVATHASGTYTRASSQPLLEEPAISLNVIYQRCGLVMKRKEIYSILSQAGFEYGSVFKQLDDVRCGDEFKEAVTTIQVPGELLKHLHDYFIHPVLLDYFLQMTAVVAIGRLTAKQGFPSAIGCVTISAPLQERMVMYLRATQETPDFLEVCGSFCTTEGGVLVELKKVRISFLSDCSNVLQSLFFHNEIFTIHDKADSQSFKIKALVFEDKLCITKRLQPYLLPESVIVESRDNWMSGQLRDVVFHTLNANMDLENVLFIWGVENLCQLLPEQTLEALVSCCEQFRQIVLALKEKRPSCTVHVITYRSTEMTVDHVSPGFVLSGMTRACAAEMESPSFQLIDLASVTSEDVQMLVHVISTCKQQEVMISKGQASATRIARTPLTYKALCEGDVQSVYLSDFVLQTSDSYRMLCLSASPCDTNINPLQTRSVEIQLTNVCVHSSDYFPVTTSLLNFGKTMYWDRHTLQNHTLLLLDFSGIVTAVGKDVQNVRVGDQIASCYPVPATDKIRVPEAVCYSTKRLPFLRETPCVSYFILAWQILQRMLPKVNQQQRKLTIVSSNLASALIIVLALTANRSGWNVSSRPHFRGTPPHFDQSHAFVFLPPFDESWREIQHRRDFERHAIFVCSSHMSPSLSANMFASKSENMHIHKLDVADVLQRATLQGQSRDVFNWLQLLGFDITSLPLKRDTFQSSRTKEPQIESYFTTKTVQQVVLDIGGSHCPVSDIPVLTRPGRLFKQSCVYIVTGGLSGLGAETVKFIAHNGGGCIATLSRSVPTDETLSEMELLKRRYGVSVIHVQCDVSVLTQVEDAISEIKRRFSPCPIKGVFHSAAVLHDALIENLDESLFRQVLQPKVSGALNLHCATLHNKLDYFVCYSSISSFIGNASQCNYAAANSFLDVFCHYRRNLGLAGQSINWGPLNLGLLLNRDHFQKFLETKGMMIMSVSEVHEALEKCLLMNKPQQVICKFNFKNLNIHVLSQNSSLRQRLSALVETELKEDISREPKVQHSHSTHEIVRKTVSDISSVSVDELDDDSALCALGIDSMLAMTLQNKIFQETGVNVPLVRILDPNSTLATLTTIVMNDG